The Couchioplanes caeruleus sequence CGGCGCACCGAGGGCGACTGCCGGGAGCTGTCCGCCGCCGGGTCGCGGGTGCGCCTCTGCAAGGGCGCGTACGCCGAGCCGGAGTCGGTTGCGTACCAGTCTGCGCTCGACGTGGACAAGGCATACGTGCGCTGCCTCAACATCCTGATGTCGGGCGAGGGCTATCCGATGATCGCCTCGCACGACCCGCGGATCATCGCCATCGCCGAGGACCGGGCCCGCTGGTTCGACCGGCGCCCCGACGAGTTCGAGTTCCAGATGCTCTACGGCATCCGCCCGGAGGAGCAGGCCCGGCTGGCGGCCGCCGGCCACACCGTGCGCGTCTACGTCCCGTACGGCGACGAGTGGTACGGCTACCTGATGCGCCGCATCGCCGAGCGCCCGGCAAACCTGGCGTTCTTCGGCAAAGCACTCACGAGCAAGAAGTAGGTCACCTTCCGGGATAAAACCCGCGTGTCGCCTTGACTTTTTGTAGCCATTTCACGGAACGCATCGCCCTGGTAACAGACGTCTCGATACCGTACTGATGACACGCGCGCCCACCGCCGCGGCGCAAGGCCTGTCCGGCCGCGGCGGAGGCGCCTGCGAAAGGATCGGTGCGAGGAGATGACGGGTCCAGCAGCCCAGACGGAGGAGCGCCTTGCCGAGGTGCGCTTCCTGACCGTGGCCGAGGTTGCCGCGCTCATGCGGGTCTCCAAGATGACCGTCTACCGGCTGGTGCACGGCGGCGAGCTGAGCGCCGTACGGGTGGGCCGCTCGTTCCGGGTGCCCGAGCACGCCGTGCACACCTATCTGCGAGGAGCCTTCTCGCAGACCGCGTGACGGAGCGGAGGGTTCGGCGGAGCTGGTGACGGCCGGCCGTGGGCGTCCGGGCCGGTGCGGTCCGGGCGTTCGCGCGAGGGGCCGTGTTGGTCCCCCGGAGGCCGGGCCGCTACGCTGGAGCGGTTCGCCCCGTGATACCCGTGTGCGTTTGGGCGCCACGGCCGAGGGGCAAACCGTTGTCAGTCCGGTCGGCGCGCCACTGCGTGCGCAGCGACCGGCCCACATGGTTCGAGAGGCATGACGTATGGGCTCCGTGGTCAAGAAGCGCCGCAAGCGTATGGCGAAGAAGAAGCACCGTAAGCTGCTGCGCAAGACCCGCGTCCAGCGTCGCCGTCTCGGCAAGTGACGCCCGGCCGGGTCACTGACCCGGCCCGCTCACCTGCCTTCCCCCCAAGCCGCACGTGAGAGGCGCGCCTGTGGTGTCGTCCGAAGCCGCGGCCCCACCGCGGGTCGTCGTGGTCACCGGGGTGAGCCGCTTCCTCGGCGCCCGGGTGGCGTCCCGCCTCGCCTCCGATCCCCGGATCGAGCGTGTCATCGGCCTGGATCCGCATGATCCGCCGCCGGCCCTCACGGGCCTGCTGACGGACGTCGAGCTGATCCGGGCCGACGCGCGTGCGGCCACCGGCGCCATCGCCGAACTCGGCGCCGAGGCGGTCGTCCACCTCGCGATCACCAGCGCGCCGGACCCGCACCATGGCGGCCGCGCGGCGATG is a genomic window containing:
- a CDS encoding helix-turn-helix domain-containing protein; translated protein: MTGPAAQTEERLAEVRFLTVAEVAALMRVSKMTVYRLVHGGELSAVRVGRSFRVPEHAVHTYLRGAFSQTA
- a CDS encoding 30S ribosomal protein bS22, coding for MGSVVKKRRKRMAKKKHRKLLRKTRVQRRRLGK